The proteins below are encoded in one region of Telopea speciosissima isolate NSW1024214 ecotype Mountain lineage chromosome 10, Tspe_v1, whole genome shotgun sequence:
- the LOC122644245 gene encoding kinesin-like protein KIN-14B isoform X2 codes for MESRKSVKNLAQSIHSLLGFKTRLTSTWADSVCKIIKNLSSQDSTDGSRIKFQNCNSDNSEASNENEDADNGAAVSKIYDDLAALTAHLNELNLKKRQALNDFLDLKGNIRVFCRIRPILDEEKFSHLAPVVASDSNNVVLKLAKNKSKHYTFDKVFHQGSSQDEVFSEIAPVIKSVMDGYNVCIFAYGQTGTGKTFTMEGKPDCPGIVPHAINELFKQAVDSNHSFLFTFSMLEIYMGNLRDLLVPQMTKPTDRFTKCLSIINDPKGGIEIDNLVAIGVNDFNQAMNLYRLGRQSRSTASTNANINSSRSHCLIRISLTSFNAPSRRKETNKMWMIDLGGSERLLKTKAWGRRLEEGKAINLSLSALGDVISALQKGKPHVPYRNSKLTQVLRDSLGEDSKTLMLVHISPKEEDLCESVCSLGFATRVRSIHLGNEASVEVQAKKEIAMSKLLQKVKELESEGHEVRRDIKKLYKKLEHLTRGVSPYDTHLEALCLSNEVLQSNIEMEKHSGADVKASPSSKLPSFMRPTICSTSRYGKDRQIPEYSQKRIPLPGRRRRCTKNRPLPRNGISEYGSECSTSRTSNLMSLNMKHSTDYETEYSQDASECDIKMVVFPEQENFPKSLGYQAAHLIYRNTSEYANSKASEIDSSKCLTIDNRLHPQKKELNTGTSTHRTKWVPSIPVLEKTYKKSNKLQREKVHGHKITNKNVPVHGNVNSLDEIGATGQPSVEVVICETHKKLDELVTEESGYNSIPHSHTADTEVVKGEWGFSSGFIIRNYGCYAVSPPDVQYNCFNQYNDYSGVTESASKQIDTGGVHNLPEDFMFQDSRCDLLSSSDMGIKNILNLKEQSNELESQGVLTESSFESLVDPTEMINQKVRTVVTPNGKNSDGYCEKEDFSASLQYTEGVTRPWLHTMRCQRALLAELNDASQALIQIPERIHDTGMSDLLGQKTQTLISSALLGFGVQSLGLEHDFFYGLML; via the exons ATGGAATCAAGAAAATCTGTTAAAAACCTTGCTCAGTCTATCCATTCTCTCCTAGGATTTAAGACTCGTCTAACTTCTACCTGGGCAGATTCAGTTTGTAAAATAATCAAGAACTTATCATCTCAAGATTCAACAGATGGTTCTCGGATAAAATTTCAAAACTGCAATTCAGACAATTCAGAGGCTTCCAATGAAAACGAAGATGCTGATAATGGTGCTGCTGTTTCAAAAATATATG ATGATCTTGCTGCCTTGACTGCCCATCTAAATGAACTGAACTTAAAGAAGAGACAGGCCTTGAATGACTTTTTGGATTTGAAGG GGAATATCCGTGTGTTTTGTCGCATAAGACCCATCCTCGATGAGGAGAAATTTAGCCATCTGGCACCTGTCGTAGCTTCGGATTCCAATAATGTGGTTTTAAAACTTGCCAAGAATAAGTCAAAACATTACACTTTCGACAAGGTTTTCCACCAGGGTTCATCACAAG ATGAAGTCTTTTCAGAAATTGCGCCAGTGATAAAATCTGTGATGGATGGCTACAATGTATGCATTTTTGCATATGGGCAGACGGGAACTGGAAAGACTTTCACCATG GAAGGTAAACCCGATTGTCCGGGGATTGTGCCTCATGCAATCAATGAACTTTTCAAGCAAGCAGTTGATAGCAACCATTCTTTTCTCTTCACTTTCAGTATGCTTGAGATTTACATGGGCAATCTCAGAGACTTGCTTGTCCCCCAAATGACAAAACCAACAGATCGTTTTACAAAATG CCTTTCAATTATAAATGATCCCAAGGGAGGCATTGAGATTGACAACCTTGTGGCCATTGGAGTGAATGACTTCAACCAAGCTATGAATCTGTATAGATTGGGTAGGCAATCCAGGTCAACTGCTTCTACAAATGccaacatcaattcaagcaGATCTCACTG CTTGATCCGCATATCCTTGACTAGCTTTAATGCTCCATCAAGGCgaaaggaaacaaataaaatgtGGATGATTGATTTGGGTGGAAGTGAACGGCTGTTGAAGACAAAGGCATGGGGAAGAAGACTGGAGGAAGGAAAAGCCATCAACCTATCACTCTCTGCCCTTGGTGATGTCATCAGTGCACTCCAGAAAGGGAAACCTCATGTACCATACAG GAATAGCAAGCTGACTCAAGTTCTTAGGGATTCTCTAG GTGAGGATTCAAAAACACTAATGCTTGTTCATATTAGTcccaaagaagaagatttgTGCGAGTCTGTATGCTCCTTGGGTTTTGCAACACGGGTGAGAAGTATTCACCTAGGGAATGAGGCATCAGTG GAAGTACAGGCAAAGAAGGAAATTGCAATGTCCAAGCTGTTACAGAAGGTGAAAGAGCTTGAATCTGAGGGTCATGAAGTTAGAAGAGATATCAAAAAGCTATATAAGAAGTTAGAACATTTAACCAGAGGTGTATCACCATATGATACACATTTGGAGGCTCTGTGTCTATCTAATGAAGTGCTGCAGTCTAACATAGAGATGGAGAAGCATAGTGGTGCAGATGTTAAAGCAAGTCCCTCATCAAAACTGCCAAGTTTTATGAGGCCAACCATTTGCAGTACAAGCAGATATGGCAAAGATCGCCAAATTCCAGAGTATTCCCAGAAAAGAATTCCCCTTCCTGGACGAAGGAGAAGATGTACCAAGAATCGTCCTTTACCCCGAAACGGTATTTCAGAATATGGCTCTGAATGCAGTACCTCCAGGACTAGCAACTTGATGAGCCTCAACATGAAACATAGCACAGATTATGAAACAGAATACAGTCAGGATGCTTCTGAATGTGATATTAAAATGGTTGTTTTCCCAGAGCAGGAAAATTTTCCAAAGAGTCTGGGTTATCAAGCAGCTCATCTAATTTATAGAAATACAAGTGAATATGCAAATAGTAAAGCAAGTGAAATTGATTCTTCAAAATGCTTAACAATTGACAATCGGCTTCATCCACAGAAGAAGGAACTGAATACTGGTACTTCCACTCATCGGACTAAATGGGTGCCTTCTATCCCTGTCCTGGAGAAGACATATAAGAAGTCAAATAAATTACAGCGTGAGAAAGTACATGGTCAtaaaattacaaacaaaaatGTTCCTGTCCATGGTAATGTCAACAGCTTGGATGAGATAGGGGCAACTGGACAGCCCTCAGTGGAGGTGGTTATTTGTGAAACACACAAAAAATTGGATGAACTTGTAACTGAAGAATCTGGTTATAATTCCATTCCTCATTCTCATACAGCTGATACTGAGGTAGTGAAAGGAGAATGGGGATTTTCAAGTGGTTTCATTATAAGAAACTATGGATGCTATGCTGTTTCTCCTCCTGATGTGCAGTATAATTGCTTCAACCAGTACAATGATTACAGTGGGGTAACCGAATCAGCTTCTAAGCAGATAGATACAGGTGGCGTACACAATTTGCCAGAGGATTTCATGTTCCAAGACAGTAGGTGCGATCTCCTCTCTTCATCTGATATGGGGATTAAGAATATACTAAATTTGAAAGAACAGTCCAATGAATTAGAAAGTCAAGGGGTGCTCACTGAAAGCTCCTTTGAGTCTTTGGTTGATCCTACAGAAATGATTAATCAGAAAGTCCGAACAGTAGTTACACCGAATGGAAAGAATAGTGACGGATATTGTGAGAAGGAAGATTTTTCTGCTTCTCTTCAATACACTGAGGGTGTCACGAGACCTTGGTTGCATACAATGAGATGTCAAAGAGCTTTACTTGCAGAGCTAAATGATGCCTCTCAAG CCTTGATCCAAATCCCAGAAAGAATACATGATACAG GGATGAGTGATTTGCTTGGACAGAAAACTCAGACTTTAATTTCCAGTGCTCTTCTAGGATTTGGAGTTCAAAGCTTAGGCTTGGAACATGACTTCTTCTATGGATTGATGCTTTAA
- the LOC122644245 gene encoding kinesin-like protein KIN-14B isoform X3, producing MDGYNVCIFAYGQTGTGKTFTMEGKPDCPGIVPHAINELFKQAVDSNHSFLFTFSMLEIYMGNLRDLLVPQMTKPTDRFTKCLSIINDPKGGIEIDNLVAIGVNDFNQAMNLYRLGRQSRSTASTNANINSSRSHCLIRISLTSFNAPSRRKETNKMWMIDLGGSERLLKTKAWGRRLEEGKAINLSLSALGDVISALQKGKPHVPYRNSKLTQVLRDSLGEDSKTLMLVHISPKEEDLCESVCSLGFATRVRSIHLGNEASVEVQAKKEIAMSKLLQKVKELESEGHEVRRDIKKLYKKLEHLTRGVSPYDTHLEALCLSNEVLQSNIEMEKHSGADVKASPSSKLPSFMRPTICSTSRYGKDRQIPEYSQKRIPLPGRRRRCTKNRPLPRNGISEYGSECSTSRTSNLMSLNMKHSTDYETEYSQDASECDIKMVVFPEQENFPKSLGYQAAHLIYRNTSEYANSKASEIDSSKCLTIDNRLHPQKKELNTGTSTHRTKWVPSIPVLEKTYKKSNKLQREKVHGHKITNKNVPVHGNVNSLDEIGATGQPSVEVVICETHKKLDELVTEESGYNSIPHSHTADTEVVKGEWGFSSGFIIRNYGCYAVSPPDVQYNCFNQYNDYSGVTESASKQIDTGGVHNLPEDFMFQDSRCDLLSSSDMGIKNILNLKEQSNELESQGVLTESSFESLVDPTEMINQKVRTVVTPNGKNSDGYCEKEDFSASLQYTEGVTRPWLHTMRCQRALLAELNDASQEDLTMPLIQIPERIHDTGMSDLLGQKTQTLISSALLGFGVQSLGLEHDFFYGLML from the exons ATGGATGGCTACAATGTATGCATTTTTGCATATGGGCAGACGGGAACTGGAAAGACTTTCACCATG GAAGGTAAACCCGATTGTCCGGGGATTGTGCCTCATGCAATCAATGAACTTTTCAAGCAAGCAGTTGATAGCAACCATTCTTTTCTCTTCACTTTCAGTATGCTTGAGATTTACATGGGCAATCTCAGAGACTTGCTTGTCCCCCAAATGACAAAACCAACAGATCGTTTTACAAAATG CCTTTCAATTATAAATGATCCCAAGGGAGGCATTGAGATTGACAACCTTGTGGCCATTGGAGTGAATGACTTCAACCAAGCTATGAATCTGTATAGATTGGGTAGGCAATCCAGGTCAACTGCTTCTACAAATGccaacatcaattcaagcaGATCTCACTG CTTGATCCGCATATCCTTGACTAGCTTTAATGCTCCATCAAGGCgaaaggaaacaaataaaatgtGGATGATTGATTTGGGTGGAAGTGAACGGCTGTTGAAGACAAAGGCATGGGGAAGAAGACTGGAGGAAGGAAAAGCCATCAACCTATCACTCTCTGCCCTTGGTGATGTCATCAGTGCACTCCAGAAAGGGAAACCTCATGTACCATACAG GAATAGCAAGCTGACTCAAGTTCTTAGGGATTCTCTAG GTGAGGATTCAAAAACACTAATGCTTGTTCATATTAGTcccaaagaagaagatttgTGCGAGTCTGTATGCTCCTTGGGTTTTGCAACACGGGTGAGAAGTATTCACCTAGGGAATGAGGCATCAGTG GAAGTACAGGCAAAGAAGGAAATTGCAATGTCCAAGCTGTTACAGAAGGTGAAAGAGCTTGAATCTGAGGGTCATGAAGTTAGAAGAGATATCAAAAAGCTATATAAGAAGTTAGAACATTTAACCAGAGGTGTATCACCATATGATACACATTTGGAGGCTCTGTGTCTATCTAATGAAGTGCTGCAGTCTAACATAGAGATGGAGAAGCATAGTGGTGCAGATGTTAAAGCAAGTCCCTCATCAAAACTGCCAAGTTTTATGAGGCCAACCATTTGCAGTACAAGCAGATATGGCAAAGATCGCCAAATTCCAGAGTATTCCCAGAAAAGAATTCCCCTTCCTGGACGAAGGAGAAGATGTACCAAGAATCGTCCTTTACCCCGAAACGGTATTTCAGAATATGGCTCTGAATGCAGTACCTCCAGGACTAGCAACTTGATGAGCCTCAACATGAAACATAGCACAGATTATGAAACAGAATACAGTCAGGATGCTTCTGAATGTGATATTAAAATGGTTGTTTTCCCAGAGCAGGAAAATTTTCCAAAGAGTCTGGGTTATCAAGCAGCTCATCTAATTTATAGAAATACAAGTGAATATGCAAATAGTAAAGCAAGTGAAATTGATTCTTCAAAATGCTTAACAATTGACAATCGGCTTCATCCACAGAAGAAGGAACTGAATACTGGTACTTCCACTCATCGGACTAAATGGGTGCCTTCTATCCCTGTCCTGGAGAAGACATATAAGAAGTCAAATAAATTACAGCGTGAGAAAGTACATGGTCAtaaaattacaaacaaaaatGTTCCTGTCCATGGTAATGTCAACAGCTTGGATGAGATAGGGGCAACTGGACAGCCCTCAGTGGAGGTGGTTATTTGTGAAACACACAAAAAATTGGATGAACTTGTAACTGAAGAATCTGGTTATAATTCCATTCCTCATTCTCATACAGCTGATACTGAGGTAGTGAAAGGAGAATGGGGATTTTCAAGTGGTTTCATTATAAGAAACTATGGATGCTATGCTGTTTCTCCTCCTGATGTGCAGTATAATTGCTTCAACCAGTACAATGATTACAGTGGGGTAACCGAATCAGCTTCTAAGCAGATAGATACAGGTGGCGTACACAATTTGCCAGAGGATTTCATGTTCCAAGACAGTAGGTGCGATCTCCTCTCTTCATCTGATATGGGGATTAAGAATATACTAAATTTGAAAGAACAGTCCAATGAATTAGAAAGTCAAGGGGTGCTCACTGAAAGCTCCTTTGAGTCTTTGGTTGATCCTACAGAAATGATTAATCAGAAAGTCCGAACAGTAGTTACACCGAATGGAAAGAATAGTGACGGATATTGTGAGAAGGAAGATTTTTCTGCTTCTCTTCAATACACTGAGGGTGTCACGAGACCTTGGTTGCATACAATGAGATGTCAAAGAGCTTTACTTGCAGAGCTAAATGATGCCTCTCAAGAGGATCTTACTATGCCCTTGATCCAAATCCCTGAAAGAATACATGATACAG GGATGAGTGATTTGCTTGGACAGAAAACTCAGACTTTAATTTCCAGTGCTCTTCTAGGATTTGGAGTTCAAAGCTTAGGCTTGGAACATGACTTCTTCTATGGATTGATGCTTTAA
- the LOC122644245 gene encoding kinesin-like protein KIN-14B isoform X1: protein MESRKSVKNLAQSIHSLLGFKTRLTSTWADSVCKIIKNLSSQDSTDGSRIKFQNCNSDNSEASNENEDADNGAAVSKIYDDLAALTAHLNELNLKKRQALNDFLDLKGNIRVFCRIRPILDEEKFSHLAPVVASDSNNVVLKLAKNKSKHYTFDKVFHQGSSQDEVFSEIAPVIKSVMDGYNVCIFAYGQTGTGKTFTMEGKPDCPGIVPHAINELFKQAVDSNHSFLFTFSMLEIYMGNLRDLLVPQMTKPTDRFTKCLSIINDPKGGIEIDNLVAIGVNDFNQAMNLYRLGRQSRSTASTNANINSSRSHCLIRISLTSFNAPSRRKETNKMWMIDLGGSERLLKTKAWGRRLEEGKAINLSLSALGDVISALQKGKPHVPYRNSKLTQVLRDSLGEDSKTLMLVHISPKEEDLCESVCSLGFATRVRSIHLGNEASVEVQAKKEIAMSKLLQKVKELESEGHEVRRDIKKLYKKLEHLTRGVSPYDTHLEALCLSNEVLQSNIEMEKHSGADVKASPSSKLPSFMRPTICSTSRYGKDRQIPEYSQKRIPLPGRRRRCTKNRPLPRNGISEYGSECSTSRTSNLMSLNMKHSTDYETEYSQDASECDIKMVVFPEQENFPKSLGYQAAHLIYRNTSEYANSKASEIDSSKCLTIDNRLHPQKKELNTGTSTHRTKWVPSIPVLEKTYKKSNKLQREKVHGHKITNKNVPVHGNVNSLDEIGATGQPSVEVVICETHKKLDELVTEESGYNSIPHSHTADTEVVKGEWGFSSGFIIRNYGCYAVSPPDVQYNCFNQYNDYSGVTESASKQIDTGGVHNLPEDFMFQDSRCDLLSSSDMGIKNILNLKEQSNELESQGVLTESSFESLVDPTEMINQKVRTVVTPNGKNSDGYCEKEDFSASLQYTEGVTRPWLHTMRCQRALLAELNDASQEDLTMPLIQIPERIHDTGMSDLLGQKTQTLISSALLGFGVQSLGLEHDFFYGLML from the exons ATGGAATCAAGAAAATCTGTTAAAAACCTTGCTCAGTCTATCCATTCTCTCCTAGGATTTAAGACTCGTCTAACTTCTACCTGGGCAGATTCAGTTTGTAAAATAATCAAGAACTTATCATCTCAAGATTCAACAGATGGTTCTCGGATAAAATTTCAAAACTGCAATTCAGACAATTCAGAGGCTTCCAATGAAAACGAAGATGCTGATAATGGTGCTGCTGTTTCAAAAATATATG ATGATCTTGCTGCCTTGACTGCCCATCTAAATGAACTGAACTTAAAGAAGAGACAGGCCTTGAATGACTTTTTGGATTTGAAGG GGAATATCCGTGTGTTTTGTCGCATAAGACCCATCCTCGATGAGGAGAAATTTAGCCATCTGGCACCTGTCGTAGCTTCGGATTCCAATAATGTGGTTTTAAAACTTGCCAAGAATAAGTCAAAACATTACACTTTCGACAAGGTTTTCCACCAGGGTTCATCACAAG ATGAAGTCTTTTCAGAAATTGCGCCAGTGATAAAATCTGTGATGGATGGCTACAATGTATGCATTTTTGCATATGGGCAGACGGGAACTGGAAAGACTTTCACCATG GAAGGTAAACCCGATTGTCCGGGGATTGTGCCTCATGCAATCAATGAACTTTTCAAGCAAGCAGTTGATAGCAACCATTCTTTTCTCTTCACTTTCAGTATGCTTGAGATTTACATGGGCAATCTCAGAGACTTGCTTGTCCCCCAAATGACAAAACCAACAGATCGTTTTACAAAATG CCTTTCAATTATAAATGATCCCAAGGGAGGCATTGAGATTGACAACCTTGTGGCCATTGGAGTGAATGACTTCAACCAAGCTATGAATCTGTATAGATTGGGTAGGCAATCCAGGTCAACTGCTTCTACAAATGccaacatcaattcaagcaGATCTCACTG CTTGATCCGCATATCCTTGACTAGCTTTAATGCTCCATCAAGGCgaaaggaaacaaataaaatgtGGATGATTGATTTGGGTGGAAGTGAACGGCTGTTGAAGACAAAGGCATGGGGAAGAAGACTGGAGGAAGGAAAAGCCATCAACCTATCACTCTCTGCCCTTGGTGATGTCATCAGTGCACTCCAGAAAGGGAAACCTCATGTACCATACAG GAATAGCAAGCTGACTCAAGTTCTTAGGGATTCTCTAG GTGAGGATTCAAAAACACTAATGCTTGTTCATATTAGTcccaaagaagaagatttgTGCGAGTCTGTATGCTCCTTGGGTTTTGCAACACGGGTGAGAAGTATTCACCTAGGGAATGAGGCATCAGTG GAAGTACAGGCAAAGAAGGAAATTGCAATGTCCAAGCTGTTACAGAAGGTGAAAGAGCTTGAATCTGAGGGTCATGAAGTTAGAAGAGATATCAAAAAGCTATATAAGAAGTTAGAACATTTAACCAGAGGTGTATCACCATATGATACACATTTGGAGGCTCTGTGTCTATCTAATGAAGTGCTGCAGTCTAACATAGAGATGGAGAAGCATAGTGGTGCAGATGTTAAAGCAAGTCCCTCATCAAAACTGCCAAGTTTTATGAGGCCAACCATTTGCAGTACAAGCAGATATGGCAAAGATCGCCAAATTCCAGAGTATTCCCAGAAAAGAATTCCCCTTCCTGGACGAAGGAGAAGATGTACCAAGAATCGTCCTTTACCCCGAAACGGTATTTCAGAATATGGCTCTGAATGCAGTACCTCCAGGACTAGCAACTTGATGAGCCTCAACATGAAACATAGCACAGATTATGAAACAGAATACAGTCAGGATGCTTCTGAATGTGATATTAAAATGGTTGTTTTCCCAGAGCAGGAAAATTTTCCAAAGAGTCTGGGTTATCAAGCAGCTCATCTAATTTATAGAAATACAAGTGAATATGCAAATAGTAAAGCAAGTGAAATTGATTCTTCAAAATGCTTAACAATTGACAATCGGCTTCATCCACAGAAGAAGGAACTGAATACTGGTACTTCCACTCATCGGACTAAATGGGTGCCTTCTATCCCTGTCCTGGAGAAGACATATAAGAAGTCAAATAAATTACAGCGTGAGAAAGTACATGGTCAtaaaattacaaacaaaaatGTTCCTGTCCATGGTAATGTCAACAGCTTGGATGAGATAGGGGCAACTGGACAGCCCTCAGTGGAGGTGGTTATTTGTGAAACACACAAAAAATTGGATGAACTTGTAACTGAAGAATCTGGTTATAATTCCATTCCTCATTCTCATACAGCTGATACTGAGGTAGTGAAAGGAGAATGGGGATTTTCAAGTGGTTTCATTATAAGAAACTATGGATGCTATGCTGTTTCTCCTCCTGATGTGCAGTATAATTGCTTCAACCAGTACAATGATTACAGTGGGGTAACCGAATCAGCTTCTAAGCAGATAGATACAGGTGGCGTACACAATTTGCCAGAGGATTTCATGTTCCAAGACAGTAGGTGCGATCTCCTCTCTTCATCTGATATGGGGATTAAGAATATACTAAATTTGAAAGAACAGTCCAATGAATTAGAAAGTCAAGGGGTGCTCACTGAAAGCTCCTTTGAGTCTTTGGTTGATCCTACAGAAATGATTAATCAGAAAGTCCGAACAGTAGTTACACCGAATGGAAAGAATAGTGACGGATATTGTGAGAAGGAAGATTTTTCTGCTTCTCTTCAATACACTGAGGGTGTCACGAGACCTTGGTTGCATACAATGAGATGTCAAAGAGCTTTACTTGCAGAGCTAAATGATGCCTCTCAAGAGGATCTTACTATGCCCTTGATCCAAATCCCTGAAAGAATACATGATACAG GGATGAGTGATTTGCTTGGACAGAAAACTCAGACTTTAATTTCCAGTGCTCTTCTAGGATTTGGAGTTCAAAGCTTAGGCTTGGAACATGACTTCTTCTATGGATTGATGCTTTAA